Proteins encoded in a region of the Cygnus olor isolate bCygOlo1 chromosome 4, bCygOlo1.pri.v2, whole genome shotgun sequence genome:
- the RBPMS gene encoding RNA-binding protein with multiple splicing, with protein sequence MSGGPGEREGGPGEPGLPEEEVRTLFVSGLPLDIKPRELYLLFRPFKGYEGSLIKLTSKQPVGFVSFDSRSEAEAAKNALNGIRFDPEIPQTLRLEFAKANTKMAKSKLVGTPNPSTPLPNAVPQFIAREPYELTVPALYPSSPEVWGPYPLYPAELAPALPPPAFTYPASLHAQMRWLPPSEAGSQGWKSRQFC encoded by the exons ATGAGCGGCGGCCCCGGCGAGCGGGAGGGCGGCCCCGGCGAGCCCGGCCTGCCCGAGGAGGAG GTGAGGACCCTCTTCGTCAGCGGCCTGCCCCTGGACATCAAGCCCCGGGAGCTCTACCTGCTCTTCAGGCCCTTCAAG GGCTACGAGGGCTCGCTCATAAAGCTCACCTCGAAGCAG CCCGTGGGGTTCGTCAGCTTTGACAGCCGCTCGGAGGCCGAGGCTGCCAAGAACGCGCTGAAC GGCATCCGCTTCGACCCCGAGATCCCCCAGACGCTGCGGCTGGAGTTCGCCAAGGCCAACACCAAGATGGCCAAGAGCAAGCTGGTGGGCACCCCCAACCCCAGCACACCCCTCCCCAACGCCGTACCTCAGTTCATCGCCAGAGAGCCCT ACGAGCTCACAGTGCCTGCACTTTACCCCAGTAGCCCTGAAGTGTGGGGGCCGTACCCCCTGTACCCGGCGGAGTTAGCGCCCGCTCTACCTCCTCCTGCTTTCACCTACCCCGCTTCGCTGCACGCCCAG ATGCGCTGGCTCCCTCCCTCCGAGGCTGGTTCTCAGGGCTGGAAGTCCCGTCAGTTCTGCTGA